A genomic region of Aspergillus oryzae RIB40 DNA, chromosome 1 contains the following coding sequences:
- a CDS encoding uncharacterized protein (3-oxoacyl CoA thiolase), with amino-acid sequence MASPIPRGLRQVLQKSPNDIVILSSLRTPVTRAKKGGFKDAYPEELLANVLKATLEANPKLDPALIEEVAIGSVLQELGGAKAGRMAQIHAGFPHTVPFHTINRQCSSGLAAITAIGNGIRAGALNIGVGGGMESMTRNYGFRAIPTVLWPELKESPSKDSRDCIMPMGITSENVASRYGISREDQDVFAAESHKKATAAQNAGLFDSEIVPVKTLSFDPENPDAPPKEITATKDDGVRPNISVEKMASLKPAFSPTGASTAGNSSQVSDGAAAALLMRRSTATELGLTSSIKGRWVGTAVAGCAPDEMGVGPAVAIPKLLQQLDMSVSDVNIWEINEAFASQALYSIRKLGIDEAKVNPKGGAIAIGHPLGATGARQLATLLPEMERTGQEVGVVSMCIGTGMGMAGMFVRE; translated from the coding sequence ATGGCATCTCCAATTCCCCGGGGCCTCCGCCAGGTCCTCCAGAAGTCCCCCAATGACATTGTCATCCTTTCCTCACTGCGTACCCCCGTCACTCGTGCGAAGAAAGGCGGTTTCAAAGATGCCTACCCCGAAGAACTCCTCGCCAATGTCCTCAAGGCGACCCTTGAAGCGAACCCCAAACTCGACCCAGCCCTGATTGAGGAAGTCGCTATCGGCTCCGTTCTCCAAGAGCTCGGCGGTGCAAAGGCTGGCCGTATGGCTCAGATTCACGCAGGCTTCCCCCACACGGTTCCCTTCCACACAATCAACAGACAATGTTCGTCCGGTCTAGCTGCTATTACCGCGATCGGCAACGGAATCCGGGCAGGCGCTCTCAACATTGGTGTCGGTGGAGGAATGGAGTCCATGACCCGGAATTACGGATTTCGCGCTATCCCCACCGTGCTGTGGCCCGAGCTCAAGGAGTCGCCGTCGAAGGACTCTCGGGACTGCATCATGCCTATGGGTATTACCTCCGAAAACGTTGCTTCTCGTTACGGTATCTCGAGGGAGGACCAGGACGTATTTGCCGCCGAGTCGCACAAGAAGGCTACTGCTGCGCAGAACGCTGGTCTGTTCGACTCCGAAATCGTGCCCGTGAAGACCCTCTCCTTTGACCCTGAAAACCCCGATGCGCCCCCGAAGGAAATCACCGCCACAAAGGATGATGGTGTCCGCCCCAACATCTCCGTCGAGAAGATGGCCAGTCTGAAGCCAGCCTTCTCCCCGACTGGTGCTAGCACCGCCGGAAACAGCTCGCAGGTCAGCGACGGTGCTGCCGCTGCACTGCTCATGCGTCGTTCCACCGCGACCGAACTCGGACTGacatcctccatcaaggGCCGCTGGGTCGGCACCGCTGTTGCTGGTTGTGCTCCCGATGAGATGGGTGTTGGACCTGCTGTTGCTAttcccaagcttcttcagcagcTCGACATGAGCGTCTCCGATGTTAACATCTGGGAGATCAACGAGGCTTTTGCCTCCCAGGCGCTCTACTCTATCCGCAAGTTGGGTATTGACGAGGCCAAGGTCAACCCTAAGGGTGGTGCTATTGCCATCGGTCACCCGCTCGGTGCCACTGGAGCTAGACAGCTCGCCACTCTCCTGCCCGAGATGGAGCGTACCGGCCAGGAAGTCGGTGTTGTCAGCATGTGCATTGGAACCGGTATGGGAATGGCTGGTATGTTTGTTCGGGAGTAA
- a CDS encoding uncharacterized protein (predicted protein) translates to MDIDYDRDMLPSIGDRTHYPWPTSARGNEDIQPSPIPHSLLNQYLTISERHAATSAYGYLPPTTSDHGSTLSTCHPTSHDATPCYSDAQRLPSPVSDGEDAMRSIKDTTSDVDMTYNPSRPASFSPSTWLGTERSSPNMQETMPPMDSARGMLQDPKSKSASNKKKITISMGYRADCEKCRCKVPGHYSHIIRA, encoded by the coding sequence ATGGATATAGACTACGATAGAGATATGCTGCCGTCGATCGGTGATCGCACCCATTACCCATGGCCAACTAGTGCGCGCGGcaatgaggatatccagcCATCGCCAATCCCTCACAGTCTACTTAATCAGTATCTGACCATCAGTGAGCGGCATGCTGCAACTTCCGCGTATGGATATCTTCCCCCAACGACGAGCGACCATGGTTCGACGTTGTCTACATGTCACCCGACTTCTCACGACGCAACCCCATGTTACTCGGATGCCCAGCGCCTCCCCAGCCCAGTcagtgatggtgaagatgcgATGAGAAGCATTAAAGACACTACGAGTGACGTGGATATGACCTACAACCCGTCTCGCCctgcttcattttctccctCCACATGGTTAGGGACGGAGCGGAGCTCGCCCAACATGCAGGAGACCATGCCGCCAATGGACAGTGCGAGAGGTATGCTGCAGGATCCCAAGTCAAAGAGCGCGTCaaataagaagaaaatcacTATCTCTATGGGTTACCGAGCCGACTGCGAAAAGTGCCGGTGCAAGGTGCCAGGCCACTATAGTCATATCATTCGTGCCTGA
- a CDS encoding 3-deoxy-7-phosphoheptulonate synthase (3-deoxy-D-arabino-heptulosonate 7-phosphate (DAHP) synthase) — protein sequence MPLVNTTEVNEDTRVLGYDPLLSPQYLQSEIPAPAEATATVRSGRNQAVEIIEQRDDRLLVMVGPCSIHDPATALEYATRLKELAGKLSSDLCIIMRAYLEKPRTTVGWKGLINDPDIDESYNINKGLRISRKLYADLTSMGMPIASEMLDTISPQYLADLISLGAIGARTTESQLHRELASGLSFPIGYKNGTDGNLVVAIDAIGAAAHPHRFLGVTKQGLAAITKTSGNEHGFVILRGGSKGTNYDRESIRQAREALRSKKQREVLMVDCSHGNSNKNHRNQPLVAKEVADQMREGQDAIVGVMIESNIHEGNQKVPAEGPKGLKKGVSITDACIDWETTVTVLEDLADAVRARRAAKASSA from the exons ATGCCCCTCGTTAACACAACAGAGGTCAATGAGGACACTCGTG TCCTTGGATACGATCCATTGCTGTCCCCTCAGTACCTTCAGTCCGAGATCCCAGCT CCTGCAgaagccactgccactgTCCGCTCGGGCCGTAACCAAGCCGTTGAGATTATTGAGCAGCGCGATGACCGTCTGCTGGTGATGGTCGGCCCCTGCTCCATCCATGACCCTGCCACCGCTCTGGAATATGCCACCCGTCTCAAGGAGCTCGCTGGGAAGCTCTCCTCCGACCTTTGCATCATCATGCGCGCTTATTTGGAGAAGCCCCGCACCACAGTGGGATGGAAGGGTCTGATTAACGACCCGGATATTGACGAATCctacaacatcaacaagggtCTGCGCATCTCACGTAAGCTCTACGCCGATCTGACCAGCATGGGCATGCCAATTGCCAGTGAGATGCTCGATACCATCTCTCCCCAGTACCTTGCGGATCTCATCTCACTCGGCGCCATCGGTGCCCGTACGACCGAGTCCCAATTGCACCGTGAGCTGGCCTCCGGTCTGAGTTTCCCCATTGGCTACAAGAACGGCACGGACGGCAACCTCGTCGTCGCCATTGATGCTATTGGTGCTGCCGCTCACCCCCACCGTTTCCTCGGTGTCACTAAGCAGGGTCTCGCGGCCATCACCAAGACCTCCGGTAACGAGCACGGTTTCGTGATCTTGCGTGGAGGCAGCAAGGGTACCAACTATGACCGGGAGAGCATCCGTCAGGCTCGCGAAGCCCTGCGTAGCAAGAAGCAGCGTGAGGTGCTCATGGTCGACTGCTCCCACGGCAACTCCAACAAGAACCACCGCAACCAGCCCCTGGTCGCCAAGGAAGTCGCCGACCAGATGCGCGAGGGCCAGGATGCTATTGTTGGTGTCATGATCGAGTCCAACATTCATGAGGGCAACCAGAAGGTCCCTGCCGAGGGCCCGAAGGGCCTTAAGAAGGGTGTCAGCATCACGGATGCCTGCATTGACTGGGAGACCACCGTCACCGTGTTGGAGGATCTCGCCGATGCCGTCCGCGCTAGACGTGCCGCCAAGGCATCCAGCGCCTGA
- a CDS encoding cytochrome c oxidase assembly protein COX14 (predicted protein), with product MSRSAADATRFTATGPYAHSKPGAAPYKLPGFMANAQSQGSGNGGRQETPKEKVERLRAQARAARMAQSTSRVDTMIDFGRRFANKAHKTMVYTLIAASGICGALTVYSMVSLTLYNRRQRALWIEKELQTLQDAKTAFASGTATPAQLELLKNEKIGEIYEQKKQEEKAQRPWNKFKRYLFEGLSSEDAASKVEGAAENNKPGVLEALNAKAAEEAKAAAAVPAAVQQPGQLDALAENAETAAKQTSKSWKSWLTGR from the exons ATGTCCCGATCCGCCGCAGACGCAACCCGTTTCACGGCCACAGGCCCCTACGCGCATTCCAAGCCCGGTGCCGCCCCCTACAAGCTCCCCGGCTTCATGGCGAACGCTCAGTCGCAGGGATCCGGCAACGGTGGTCGTCAAGAGACGCCGAAAGAGAAGGTCGAGCGGTTGCGGGCCCAGGCTAGGGCGGCCCGGATGGCGCAGTCGACTTCACGCGTGGATACCATGATCGATTTTGGGAGACGGTTCGCCAACAAAGCGCATAAGACTATGGTTTATACGCTTATTGCTGCTTCGG GTATCTGTGGAGCGTTAACGGTCTACTCGATGGTGTCTCTTACGCTATATAATCGTCGTCAACGGGCGCTGTGGATCGAGAAGGAATTGCAGACGTTGCAGGATGCGAAGACGGCGTTTGCCAGCGGAACCGCCACACCGGCACAGTTGGAATTGCtcaagaacgagaagatcgGCGAGATCTACGAACAGAAGAaacaggaggagaaggcgcaACGGCCCTGGAATAAGTTCAAGCGGTATTTGTTCGAAGGGTTGAGCTCGGAGGATGCTGCCTCGAAGGTGGAGGGTGCAGCGGAGAATAACAAGCCGGGGGTGCTGGAGGCGCTGAATGCAAAGGCTGCGGAGGAGGCAAAGGCCGCTGCGGCTGTCCCTGCTGCTGTGCAGCAACCGGGTCAGTTGGATGCTCTGGCGGAGAATGCGGAGACCGCTGCAAAGCAGACctcgaagagctggaagagctggctCACCGGTCGGTAA
- a CDS encoding uncharacterized protein (predicted protein), with protein sequence MSYNTPDLSSVLATLSALSNQSQPQAQAHPQHQQPYTTNKNTQNVSEDDTDTYEPSETINPLTPSPNIPHPKPQAHPQHPKPPTFHLPDTSTITTWPPALKSIMRTLSTNEDLQRKIRFLIQRQHDHERQWWAGREALVRKQKARVEKKKELDAVL encoded by the coding sequence atgtcCTACAACACCCCCGACCTCTCCTCCGTCCTAGCAACCCTCTCAGCATTATCCAAccaatcccaaccccaaGCTCAAGCTCATCcacaacatcaacaaccataTACCACCAACAAGAACACCCAAAATGTTTCAGAAGATGACACAGACACCTATGAACCTTCCGAAACAATCAACCCCCTAACACCATCCCCAAACATCCCCCATCCCAAACCCCAAGCACATCCCCAGCACCCAAAACCACCCACCTTCCACCTCCCAGACACCTCCACAATCACGACCTGGCCCCCAGCTCTGAAAAGCATTATGCGCACCCTCTCTACCAACGAAGATCTGCAGCGGAAAATCCGGTTCCTGATTCAGCGCCAGCATGATCATGAACGGCAGTGGTGGGCGGGGAGGGAGGCGCTGGTGAGAAAGCAGAAGGCTagggtggagaagaagaaggagttggatgCTGTTTTGTga
- a CDS encoding putative hexokinase (hexokinase): MSASLTKVLHRMQELFSNVVAALEAMLLFPSLFRDSSGKRKSFHRASWRRRTLDDLADEIDHVFTAPLSLQNMAMMSEKIREQLRICLQSSPVSMLPSYNHALPSGTEKGTFLALDVGGSTFRVALIELRGNGDMEILRVNSSPIDEQVKLLEGTLFFDWMAEKIDSMLSEVGAQYGRELAPLSMGLSWSFPVEQTSINSGLVIQMGKGFLCSNGTVGQELGDLIVQSCRKRSLNLQMGAIVNDSSATLLSRAYVDPKTRMSLILGTGTNMAIHFPVHAIGLTKFGTRPVGWFDYAKHVIINSELSMFGGKVLPMSRWDDVINRTHLRPDYQPLEYMITGRYLGEILRLIIVEAVETAQLFGGELPRSMRDAYSFDTSIVAAIEADTSSSFSSSAALLQKEHTFHRAPTVDDLKFLRRVCEIVSNRSAGYLATAIHSMWSLRNEAEFPEVTASATSSIKETQEVTVVESEHSQSLTIACDGSVINKYPGFRDRCQGYINQLLQETNASKGTLEATPSPSVRLDPAPESGILGAAVAVAVAVAEKTSA; this comes from the coding sequence ATGTCGGCTTCCCTCACCAAGGTCCTGCATAGGATGCAGGAGCTCTTTTCAAACGTCGTCGCCGCACTAGAAGCTATGCTATTGTTTCCATCACTTTTCCGGGATTCCTCCGGCAAAAGGAAATCATTCCACAGGGCATCTTGGCGCCGTCGTACCCTCGATGACCTTGCTGACGAGATCGACCATGTGTTCACAGCCCCACTGTCCCTGCAGAACATGGCCATGATGTCCGAAAAGATTCGTGAACAGCTTCGCATTTGTCTGCAGTCTAGTCCGGTGAGCATGCTACCGTCCTACAACCATGCGCTACCATCAGGAACGGAGAAGGGAACCTTCCTAGCCCTCGACGTAGGAGGTTCTACCTTCCGTGTGGCTTTGATTGAGCTTCGTGGAAACGGCGACATGGAGATTCTGCGGGTCAACTCGTCCCCAATTGACGAGCAGGTGAAGCTTTTGGAGGGAACCTTATTCTTTGACTggatggcggagaagatcgatTCGATGCTCTCCGAGGTCGGCGCACAGTACGGTCGAGAACTCGCGCCATTGTCCATGGGCTTGTCATGGTCATTCCCGGTGGAACAGACGTCCATCAACAGTGGTTTAGTGATTCAGATGGGCAAGGGGTTTCTGTGCTCGAATGGTACCGTGGGACAGGAGCTAGGAGATTTGATTGTCCAGTCATGTCGCAAACGTAGTTTGAACCTCCAAATGGGTGCCATTGTAAACGACAGCTCAGCTactcttctttctcgcgCTTACGTGGACCCCAAGACCCGCATGTCCTTGATTCTCGGAACGGGAACCAATATGGCGATTCATTTCCCCGTGCATGCGATCGGATTGACCAAGTTTGGCACCAGACCCGTAGGCTGGTTTGACTACGCCAAGCACGTCATTATCAATAGCGAGCTGAGCATGTTTGGTGGCAAGGTTTTGCCGATGAGCCGATGGGACGATGTGATCAACCGTACGCATCTTCGGCCCGACTATCAACCATTAGAATACATGATCACGGGGCGCTACCTCGGCGAAATTCTTCGACTGATCATCGTGGAAGCCGTGGAGACCGCACAGCTGTTTGGAGGTGAACTGCCCCGCTCGATGCGCGACGCCTATTCGTTCGACACGAGCATCGTCGCAGCCATTGAGGCCGATACGTCATCgtcattttcttcgtctgcGGCTCTCCTCCAGAAGGAGCACACGTTCCACCGGGCCCCGACTGTGGATGATCTCAAGTTCTTACGTCGTGTCTGTGAGATCGTTTCCAACCGCTCCGCGGGATACCTGGCAACAGCCATCCACAGCATGTGGAGTTTGCGCAACGAAGCCGAGTTCCCCGAAGTGACCGCCTCTGCAACATCGTCGATCAAGGAGACGCAAGAGGTGACTGTGGTCGAGAGCGAACATTCCCAGAGCTTGACAATTGCATGCGATGGCAGTGTCATCAATAAGTACCCTGGCTTCCGGGATCGCTGCCAGGGCTACATCAATCAGCTGTTGCAGGAGACGAATGCTTCGAAGGGCACCCTGGAAGCGACACCCAGTCCATCCGTCCGCCTCGACCCGGCGCCTGAAAGTGGGATCCTtggtgctgctgttgccgTTGCGGTCGCTGTGGCCGAAAAGACATCGGCGTGA